A stretch of the Macaca mulatta isolate MMU2019108-1 chromosome 14, T2T-MMU8v2.0, whole genome shotgun sequence genome encodes the following:
- the PTH gene encoding parathyroid hormone has protein sequence MIPAKDMAKVMIVMLAICFLTKSDGKSVKKRSVSEIQLMHNLGKHLNSMERVEWLRKKLQDVHNFIALGAPLAPRDAGSQRPRKKEDNILVESHEKSLGEADKADVDVLTKAKSQ, from the exons ATGATACCTGCAAAAGACATGGCTAAAGTAATGATTGTCATGTTGGCAATTTGCTTTCTTACAAAATCAGATGGGAAATCTGTTAA GAAGAGATCTGTGAGTGAAATACAGCTTATGCATAACCTGGGAAAACATCTGAACTCGATGGAGAGAGTAGAATGGCTGCGTAAGAAGCTGCAGGATGTGCACAATTTTATTGCCCTTGGAGCTCCTCTAGCTCCCAGAGATGCTGGTTCCCAGAGGCCCCGAAAAAAGGAAGACAATATCTTGGTAGAGAGCCATGAAAAAAGTCTTGGAGAGGCAGACAAAGCTGATGTGGATGTATTAACTAAAGCTAAATcccaatga